Proteins from one Gallus gallus isolate bGalGal1 chromosome 17, bGalGal1.mat.broiler.GRCg7b, whole genome shotgun sequence genomic window:
- the WDR34 gene encoding cytoplasmic dynein 2 intermediate chain 2 isoform X1 translates to MFADETVPGAAVQSLWRSARNARCEAKSCQTAEVATAEAAVQSRSSRDAAVQTDRSAARDVHHGARVDDSGVLAFLRRVEEVVTKELNKNVTSRAFDGFDVNWTDQNRTVLCLHTLSYPEAQDQHLQVTGVSWNATGSVVACSYGRLNDGDWSTEKSYVCTWNLDRRRLDPQRPDLVVDAPSSVMCLAFHPSQPSLIAGGLFSGETVVWDTSKPEDPLIWRTGMTDDTHTDPVSQVHWLSDAKHGNHIQLLSASTDGKILVWREERDGRLAVAEGFALVAQQIPRSARLKKLAWGEAAVGVTSLSFSHFDPHVFIVGVEGGYSLKCSTAADTPAPRRTGGSVPLRAPAELAFSPHSGPLYSVSCSPFHRNLFLSCGTDGQVHLSSMLQTQPLISLQLSTKYLFCVRWSPVRPLVFAVASGEGDVHLVDFEKSSQKPAVSIKQAVDECPVYCLEFNSKQTQLLAAGDAAGTVKVWQLSSDFTEQRPREMNHLELLASELTD, encoded by the exons ATGTTCGCGGACGAGACGGTGCCCGGCGCCGCGGTGCAGTCGCTGTGGAGGAGCGCCCGGAACGCGCGCTGCGAGGCG AAAAGCTGCCAGACTGCGGAAGTTGCAACGGCAGAGGCTGCAGTGCAGTCGCGGAGCAGCAGAGATGCCGCTGTGCAGACGGATCGGAGCGCTGCCCGAGACGTCCATCACGGAGCCCGTGTGGATGACAGCGGTGTGCTGGCATTCCTGCGGAGGGTGGAGGAGGTCGTTACCAAAGAGCTGAACAAGAACGTGACCAGTCGAGCCTTCGATGGCTTTGACGTGAACTGGACGGATCAGAACAGAACA GTGTTGTGTTTGCATACACTGTCATACCCAGAGGCTCAGGATCAACACCTGCAGGTTACCGGTGTCTCATGGAATGCAACAGGATCTGTTGTAGCATGCTCATATGGCCG GTTGAATGATGGGGACTGGAGCACAGAGAAATCCTATGTCTGTACCTGGAATCTGGATAGAAGAAGGTTGGATCCACAACGTCCCGACCTTGTGGTGGATGCTCCCAGTTCTGTCATGTGCTTGGCCTTCCATCCTTCCCAGCCTTCACTGATAGCTG GTGGTCTGTTTAGTGGGGAAACGGTGGTGTGGGACACCAGCAAACCAGAAGACCCCTTGATCTGGCGGACAGGGATGACGGATGATACTCACACTGATCCGGTCTCTCAG GTTCACTGGCTGTCTGATGCCAAGCATGGAAACCACATCCAGCTGTTGAGTGCATCAACGGATGGTAAGATCCTGGTGTGGAGGGAGGAGCGAGATGGGAGGCTGGCCGTGGCTGAAGGGTTTGCCCTGGTGGCTCAGCAGATCCCTCGCAGCGCTCGGCTGAAGAAG ctCGCGTGGGGAGAGGCGGCTGTAGGTGTGACATCGCTCTCCTTTTCACACTTCGATCCCCACGTGTTCATTGTTGGTGTGGAAGGCGGCTACTCACTCAAGTGCTCCACTGCAGCAGACACTCCAGCTCCCCGCCGGACAGGAGGTTCTGTTCCCCTCAGAGCACCAGCTGAGCTTGCCTTCTCCCCACACAGTGGGCCGCTGTACTCCGTCAGCTGCTCCCCCTTCCACAG GAATCTCTTTCTGAGCTGTGGGACTGATGGACAAGTTCACCTGAGCTCCATGTTGCAGACACAACccctcatttccctgcagttatCTACAAAATACCTCTTCTGCGTTCGCTGGTCTCCCGTCCGACCTCTGGTCTTTGCAGTGGCTTCTGGGGAAG GAGATGTGCACCTGGTTGACTTTGAGAAGAGCTCCCAGAAGCCTGCTGTTTCCATAAAGCAGGCCGTGGATGAGTGCCCCGTGTACTGCTTAGAATTTAACAGCAAGCAAActcagctcctggcagcaggggatgctgctggaACAGTCAAAGTATGGCAGCTGAGTTCTGACTTCACCGAGCAACGGCCCAGGGAAATGAATcacctggagctgctggcaaGTGAGCTCACAGACTGA